The genomic interval AAAGGCAGTGGAAAAACGCTATAGAATTCCGGTTCATGTAATACAGCCGGGAGGGACACTTGTTTTATGAGTAATGGCGAAAACAAAGAATTCTTGCCAGATTTTTATTAATTGGGTAAGAATTCTTTGTTTTTTCGAGGAATAAATAGCCTGTCTCTCCTAAAGATATCTTGACAAGAAGAAATAATATAGATTAAGATATAACAAATAATGGTTGACTAGATAACTAGAGACCAATTCCGTTTTGGAATTGGTCTCTTTTTGTTTTTTCTCTAACCAGTAGGGAAAACAAAGTTTGCTGACGAAGAGGAGGTGCATTTTTGTTCGCAGTGTAATTGCTATAAGTGTTTCTACTTTTGGAAGTTAATTTAAGAAACAGGAATCGTATAGACTAAATTTAGTAGGAGGTAACCAATAGATATGATAAGAATGACTAATATTATACTTGTACTAACAGTTTTTTTGACCACATTTTTTACATGCGCCGATGCTGCTGATTCGAACATTCATCCTGTCCAATCGGAAATTGTTGCAAGGCTTCCTTATTCCGTAGGTAACATCGCCTTCACGCCAGAAAATCAAATTATTTTTAGTCATCATCCGTTTTATACTCCAGATATTCGAGTAGCTAGACTCACATCGCCAACGACGTTCGAACCTTTTCCGAATGCCGAATGGAACACACCGCGGCAGGGCACTGATCATTATCTTGATAACGTACTTGGATTGAGGTCGGATGAGAATGGAGTTGTCTGGATGCTTGATATGGGCTTCCGCACCCATATTACCCCCAAATTGGTTGGATGGAACACACGGACTAACAAGCTTGAGCGAATATATTATATGCCAGAACCCGCGACACGACCAGGATCGCAACCACAAGACTTAGTTATCGATCAGAAGAATCGCAAGTTTTATATAGCAGATGAAGATATCGGTCCTGGTGGGGATGGTTCACAATCCGCCATCATCATTATCGACATGGACAGTGGATATGTACGAAGAGTTCTGGAAGGCGACCGCTCTACAATACCGGAAAATGTTCCGCTTCATTTTGATGATAAAGATCTTACCTTCCCAGGCAAAGACGGAAATCCCGTCATTATTAAAGTTGGGTGCGATGGTATTACTATGGACCGGAAGGCAGAGTGGTTATACTATGCACCGTTGAGCGGGCACTCTTTATATCGGATCCGTGTAGATGATCTGAACAACGAAAAGCTTACGTCTGCAGAACTTAGCTCGAAAGTGGAGCGGTACTCTGATAAGCCCAATAATGGCGGGCTCTCCATCGACAAATCAGGTAATATTTACTTGACTGCGTTGGAGAGCAAGTCTATTGGACTTATAACACCAGACCGTAAATACCATACATTAACAAGCCATCCGGACATGGTGTGGCCTGATGGTATTTCATATTCCTTAGACGGCAATATGTATGTTTCAGCGTCCCAAGTCTCCGCGGCCGCTGTTTTCCACGATGGAAAGGCAGAAAATACAACACCATATCTGATTTTCCGCTTCAAACCTCTATCACCAGGCTATATCTCCCGTTGATGCCCCTTGTTTGAATATCAGCAGATTATTCTAATTTTAAATTTGCCGTTATAAGGAGAGTCAGCAGTGTCAGGCTTGGGTTTCAATACCCGTACCAGGTTGTCTGTATCAATCATATTTTTACATATTGTTAAAATTAGTCCTACACAAACAAAGAGAGGTCAACGGACAAAAATCCGCGTACCTCTCTTCTTTATGTAATATGTGGACTTTCCTTATCTAAAGTGTAAAATACTAACAGGAATATCCGCTAAAAACTCAGTTTTCGCTGATGGGTTTTATTCAAATATTCTATTGTAAATTTTTATTGCTTTCTTTGAGATATTTTTGTTTGAAGTAACGTCCGCGAATTTCTAGAATATCACAGACACCATCGTCAACAATGCGAACATAACCTTGTCCAATAAATTTTAACTCTTTTTCTTTGCCAGGTGCTTTCACTTCTTCCCACTTAAACCGTCGTTCTTCGTTTGTGCCTGGGTTTTCGACAAAGATTTCTGCTTCCGGATTTGGTTTCTCGTCACCACTACAAGGCGCAAAACTCTCTTTGAGTTTACTGATGAAAACCTCACAGATTTGATCAGGAATATCTAATGCACCTTC from Pelosinus sp. IPA-1 carries:
- a CDS encoding L-dopachrome tautomerase-related protein, with amino-acid sequence MIRMTNIILVLTVFLTTFFTCADAADSNIHPVQSEIVARLPYSVGNIAFTPENQIIFSHHPFYTPDIRVARLTSPTTFEPFPNAEWNTPRQGTDHYLDNVLGLRSDENGVVWMLDMGFRTHITPKLVGWNTRTNKLERIYYMPEPATRPGSQPQDLVIDQKNRKFYIADEDIGPGGDGSQSAIIIIDMDSGYVRRVLEGDRSTIPENVPLHFDDKDLTFPGKDGNPVIIKVGCDGITMDRKAEWLYYAPLSGHSLYRIRVDDLNNEKLTSAELSSKVERYSDKPNNGGLSIDKSGNIYLTALESKSIGLITPDRKYHTLTSHPDMVWPDGISYSLDGNMYVSASQVSAAAVFHDGKAENTTPYLIFRFKPLSPGYISR